From the Patagioenas fasciata isolate bPatFas1 chromosome Z, bPatFas1.hap1, whole genome shotgun sequence genome, one window contains:
- the CZH9orf40 gene encoding uncharacterized protein C9orf40 homolog has product MAKRRGEPLVCHVPSKRLLREPPSPARAAAPERRPRGEAAAASPAAPKRKLEEVEAPPGKRPGLRGSSPRGEQEDAGARRRRRVGPAVPQDEQTAEGRAGDRGKERAPVAEQAEEFCQYNSFLYWRAPLPTIDLSDVQNLHGETPPEAKTPSRTDTMETEMET; this is encoded by the exons ATGGCCAAGCGGCGCGGGGAGCCGTTAGTGTGTCACGTGCCCTCCAAACGCCTCCTGCGCGAGCCGCCGTCGCCCGCCCGCGCTGCCGCGCCCGAGCGGCGCCCCCGGGGCGAAGCGGCGGCCGCGAGCCCCGCCGCCCCGAAGCGGAAGCTGGAGGAGGTGGAGGCGCCGCCGGGCAAGCGGCCTGGGCTGCGGGGGAGCAGCCCCCGCGGGGAGCAGGAGGACGCGGGGgccaggcggcggcggcgcgtcGGGCCCGCGGTGCCCCAGGACGAGCAAACGGCGGAGGGACGCGCCGGTGACCGGGGCAAAGAACGGGCCCCTGTTGCTGAG CAAGCAGAAGAATTCTGTCAGTATAACTCATTCCTGTACTGGAGAGCACCATTGCCTACTATTGATTTGTCTGATGTTCAGAACCTACATGGAGAGACTCCACCAGAAGCTAAAACTCCTTCAAGGACTGATACCATGGAGACTGAAATGGAGACCTGA